CTTGcctgttcaagtatgtttatcgagacaagaaagaaatctcAACGGgatagattgatgattgatgacgattaagccacccaaaaggtgacacgggcatgaatagcccgtaagtggtggcccttttgagccattaccagtatcaagagctgatactggagatctgtggaggtgggaatgcaccctgcatgacgggagatgtctcccttgtgaatgtgttaagatgaagatgaagccacccaaaaggtggcaaacgggatagagtagcttaggctatttctaccccccgaaCTCACCTGAGCAGCTGTGTACACACCTGTACATGTGCAGGTGTCGTTTTGTTTATGCGGTGGGTCCGTAtacatgtgcgtgtgtgcgcaTAATTTTACGGCGAAATAAGCAAATTTGATAACAACATAACACCAAAACACCCAAATTACCCCCCAACTGTCCTTCAGCAATAACAATTACGTGACTAAATAACTTATTAAAAACATTCTACTATAACATTGGAAATGAACGTAGGACGGGAATAAACATTATTTTACTATAGGATATACACATTTTATTATGAAATATGACAATAGAAATTAAATTATCCAAAACGTTTTATAATTCTTTATTTGGGTAGTTCTAAGAAGTTTTGAATAATTGTACGTTTTCTGTTTTAGATCAGTTTCATAGTAAAACTTACAGGGacaaaaaaattagaggaaaaggTGGGGGAGGTAGACAGGAATTCGTGTAGAGGCCCGAGAGGCAAGGCTGCGTGTGTTAGTGACTTCCACTTCTCCCTGCTTGACTTGAAGCCAAAGGCGCTTTTTTGGCGCCATTAAACCGTCGCCCCCCCTCGCCCAAAATATAAAATTTGGCGGTAAACCATAACTTTTTGGCGCCAAGCACACATTGCAGGGTGCGAGTGTCTTAAGTCTTGTTCTCTGGAAATTGTGACTCTTTCCCATAAACGTTTAACAATGACGGGAAATTTAAGTTTAGGAGTTGAAAGATCAGCGATTTATTTTGATGGTGGAACGGGAAATTGCGGTTAGAGGTCTGCGGAGTGCAGGGACTTGACGATTACGCCACAAGTGCAGTTTTTCCATGACACTGTAGGAATAGAGAGAACAGTGCGCTGAAAATGGCTGATAAAGGTTTGGTGTAGTGGAATAAGAGAACAATAAGTGAggtatgatgagcaaaacaaaAGGGGCAAGAGACAACAGTCTTGTATGTCGGTATCGTGTCTCCTTCACTATCCCtatttcttttctctagtgtggaatgattgataaagattaagccacccaagaggtggcacgggcatgaatagcccgtaatctagTGTTGGGAGGCCCAGTTCCTTAAGTATTTCCTCGAAGCTACGTTCCTCGCCTCGGGAACGAGCCTTGTTGCAtatatttttataacaaaaaaaatCATGCAAGTGTTCCATGCATTCCTGTGCGTGCATGTATGCACTGTTAATCCTCCAGATTACAATAATTTGCATCTTGTCGTTCCACTAATAGTTTTTGCTTTCTTAAATTAATAAGAAACGTGGCGAGTGCTCAGAGATAACACCTACACACGTATATAAGGTCAGGTGACGTGGCACCGTTGCTTTGTTGTTGAGGAGACGCTATTTCCGGTAAGTTCCCGCGTTATCTTGGCTTATTACAGCTGTGCGTCTTGCTATCTCTCGGCGTCATCATGTCAGTATCTTTGAGAGCAGGTATGATAACACATGATCTCATGAGCGATAATAATAGTGTTAAATAAAACGaacttcattcataaacagtcgTACATTTATAATGAAAAGTCTACACAAAAATTAAGGATAGCTCATTAGTGTGTAATAAAATATGGAGAAGATTAATGCCCGTCTGCCTTTATTATCGTGCAAATAAATAATAGTGAAGTGACGGAGACTAGGAACGGCGGAGGTGGTCCCTCGCTGGCGGGCGTTCCCCAAGGTGTccagtaccctccctccctcccccccccccccccaccatgttcaCGGTGGGGCATGTACCCTTTGcggaccccccccctctcaaaaTCCCCCCTTTCATCATACCCCCCTCCCCAAGCCCGCCATCCCAGCTCCCCCCCAACACAGCACCCGCCATCCCAGCATCCTCCCAGCATCCCCCTCCACAGAACTCTCCCCCctagaaccctcccccccccctgctataCCCCAGCAACGACAGTTCAAATTAGTGTGGAGGCCTAGATGTTCCACGTCTGTATTCACTATGTAACTTACGGGGAGTattgacccctcccccccccccacccgccccCTGCTGCAGCTTGTAAACAACGGGAACTAGTTAGCACTGTTTCCCGGCGTCCCGCTcacctggcctgacagctgggtggacagcgtttccgattcgtagtcctgaggttccgggttcgatccccggtggaggcggaaacaaatgggcagagtttctttcaccctgatgccccctgttatctagcagtaaatatgtacctgagagttagacagctgctacgggctgcttcctggggtgtgtaacaaaaagaggcgtggtcgaggaccgggccgtggggacgcaaagccccgaaatcatctaaagataacctggTGTATGATTGTGGCGCCACACCTAAGGAACCTGTTTACTCAAGTATTGGTCTGGTCCTGCACGAAATCCGCAGCTTGGCATTTTCAAAAAATTCATAAACCGTTGGATGAGGCCAAACTGCAAAGGCATTTGTTTTCACAAGTCTTCACTCGATTGACTGGAACAGCACCTACACTATATGATTAATAATTCACTGTGTTGGGGGATAGGCAGCCAGTTTCTggtacagtacatgttaggctgaTCTCGAGgtttcccaggatgcagccctaCAAGAAGACGCTGATTAACTcctggggtacctatttactgctagatggacGATGGAATTATGCGATAtgaaaggtgcccaaccatttctgtcctgcccggaaTGCGAAACCCGGAATTCTTGATAGTCAAGCATGAGCCAAACTGTCCTACCTGGACACTATGATAAATGATATGATAAATACAATATAATAAATCCTGTtgtaggggacaggaagcctgttaggcttatcgaGGTGCCACTAGAGCAAgtgctgaccttccccaggatacaaacccatagTTGTTCAATTtcttggtacctatttactgctcgataaacagatgcatcaggtgaaaagAATGGAAACGTTCTCATAACATATACAAGGTTTAAAACCGTTTTACACTAGCATTTATATTTCAACTAGTTTTAAGTACTAGCTTAATTTAAGATGTATTACATTCCAAGAAATTGTTCTGCATTTTTGTCCGTATGTACAACCTTGTAACGTGTGTGTTTATTTTTTAAGACAGCTAAATTGCTAagtgaaatgctatgcatgtttaATCTGGTTCTGTAAACATTGTAATcttttaaattttaaatatttgttgaatatagATTGTAGATATAAGCTGTGAAATAATACCGAACCACATTTTAATTCTACTCTCAGACTGGTAACAAGAAAGAGGCGGAGAAGCTGGTGAAGAACATAATTAAGATCGTCGTCAAGATCAACATTCTCTACCGAAATGACCAGTTCTCCCAAGAAGACCTCAAAGTGGCCAACCAGGTAAGCTTGCATCACCTCAGAGCGAGAGCTGTAAAACTGTGCAGTTTGAACTGTGTTTAACACCTTGATGATAGCGTGTTGAAGAGTGTGTTCGAATGCAGGAAGTGGAGACTAGGACGTCCAAGGAGACGGCCGGACTAAGATGACTTGAGCAAATGAAGTAAGGAAGGTAAAGGTTTTTAATTGTGCATGAACTTCACCTGGGGTGTTGCTCTGGTTTAATAAAACAGTTTGGGTTGTGCTGGGCCCCCAGGGTCCTCCCAGAACCTGAATTTTGTGAGTTTTGCAAGGTTTGTAGGGCCTGCTTATAATCTCGAGGGCCCAAAAATTTCCAAAACGCCCCCCACACAAAAAAGGAATTCCAAAACTGTGAAAATTGGTTATACTGTGAAGCACTTATTTCAAATTTTACCACTTTTTTGCTGCTTATAACTGTTTATAATTTTTAGCCCTCTTATTGCCACTTTTTCattcaaatttttatttttcTTACAAACCATACCAAAGGTAGATTATAAAATTGTTTAAGGTTGGATATTCAAAGTGGAAATTCTTGAAATGAAACATTTGTCCATTATGTATATCTTTGGTTATTCCCTCCTTGGTTCTCTGGGCAGAGTACTGGTAACTCCCCAACATTTTCTATTGAAAATGTCAACATTTTCATTTTCTATATATTTTCCCCAACGTTCCTATTGTTTTAATCCATATTTTGTATTTCCTTCAAAATCTCACCAGAGGCTATTTTATAAATCCTGATTATGGTTGCAATGTTTTAAAGGGAGATATTTCATTGGACCATTTGAAGAAGTGGTCTGGGTTAATAATGTCTTCAAATTTGTTCAGTACAGTGTTTTAATTAAAGGTCTGCTATGGAATCAGCCCTGTCACATGTAGCTGGTAGAATTTAGTCCGGAGGCCCTTAACTTTCCTGTTATGAGAGTTGATTCTCTGAATGTTAGGATCTCTGAAATCTCTGAAATGTTgaattgggtaaaaaaaaaaaaaaaaaaaaaaaattctgcttTGAACCTCTTTCAAAGCACTTATGCACTGCCAGAGAGCTGTATGACGAATtgttgggcctgcgggccactcagaGCAATAGCTTgttagaccaagctctcacaaggcaagcctggcctcgggccggatgaAACAACAGATTACTACCCAATTAGAGCCCCAACTTAACACAGCTTGTAAAGCCCACTTTGACCCACAAATGTTCTCTCACCAGCTCGGTTAATTGAAATAATTTAAAAGGGAAAACCCAATCTCTTGCTATaccttaataattaataatatttgtacttaaacactgccaccacccccaTACCTGAGTGACACTGAACGAAAGATAATGGATTTAGGGGAGAGGAGCCCAATACTCTATTGTTATTATTGTACTTGGGAATAATTTAAACTCTTTAATTTACTGAGAATCGGGGGACATCTTTTAATCAGAATGGAATAAAACTGGGAAACTTTGAATACAGTATGTAAACACAATTTTAATGATTCTAAAATTACATGGAAAAATTGGCTAAAaactaaaataataaaaaatgaattATATTTTAAATAATGACATGTAAATACATCCTAGGCAATATAAATCCTATAACAAGGCAATGGTGTAAATAGCCAGACAGTACACAAACTCAAGGAGCACATTACCTTTCTTGCAATACTAGCCAAAGATGTTGGATGACCTTCACCAGGTCCTTGCGACCTCTCTAAGTTGACCCCCAGTACACGCTGACTAAAAATCCTTTTTGATCCCATTAAGGTGGTCTTCTGGACCTACCCACTAAGTTCTGACCCTCTGAGCTATGCCCATAACCCAGGCCTAATTCAGTCACTTCAAACTGGCCTGTAGTCTGGCACTCTGGCCTATAAGTGCCAGGAACCCCTGGGCCAGACTTTTAGAATACCTCTCAACCACATCAATCGGGTATTAAGCAGGTGGTGCCAACCGTCGTGCATAGATGGATGATGATGCATGTGAAAAGTAGATGGATGTAGAAATAGACAATCGAAGAAGTATGTGCTTTGTTAGGAGAATAGATAAGGGTAAGAAACGAATACCAGATGGAAAGATACGGAGTGCAAAAGCATAATAATAAACTAATAATTTACTTGTACAATATACAAAGGAAATGCCAAAATAGATGGCGAACCACAGGCCCgcaagggcctgacagctgagtggacagcacttgggatttgtagtcctaaggttcctggttcgatctccagtggaggctgaaacaaatgggcggaatttctttcaccatgatgcacctgttcacctagcagtaaataggtatctggggggggggggttagacagctgctacgggctgcttcctggaggtgtgtaacaaaaaggaggcatggtcgaggaccgggccgcatggaagctaagccccgaaatcatttccagataacctaaagataaccACAAGGTTAAGGAGATCATATCAAGATGATTTTGTTCATACAGTTTAGTAATTCATTTTGTCAGGTTCAGGCATCCTGTTATATAGGCACATTAGTTATATTGAGGCCCCCAGGGTCGAATTATTGACACTTCtctggatgcaaccccacaacatgctgacctGGGTACTTgttcactgctaggtaaacagaggcattaggtgataggacatgtacccaaccatttctgcccaGGATTATTAAAAGTAGATATGTACTGTTGAAGTAAATCTAGGATACCACAAAACTTTGGTTATGGAAGAGTTAATTTTCTCCCACCTGATTTTAATtactcgtacacacacacaccagtcttcCATGTCTTCGATGGCTTGTTCATTACTATTTGTCATAAAAGTTTTAATGCAATTGTTTTTGTAAACACATGCTAATTGCTTCATTATAAATGCCAAACTAATGTGGCACATTACACGGTAACGAAGTCATTGGCAAATGGTTTTTGTTACTGGTGGACCTTCAAGTGTTGAATTACTAATCAGTAATATGAAATTCAAAGGAGATGTGTTGTATGAACCTCTCTTCTTAATTACTGAAATGAAAAAGTTGCACTTACACACTATTTATTTTTACAGCTTCGAAACAAGTTCACAACGATTGTCAAGACAGTCATCAGCTTCTTTGAAGTTGACTTCACCTTCGACAAGGCCTTTCTTACCAAGAATATCAATGATTGCCGTGGCCTCCTAAAGCAACTTGTAGGGAACCACCTGACAGACAAGTCTCTCGGGAGGATAGACCATGTTCTCGACTTCTTCACCGAGGCTGCCTTTCTGGAGGAGATGTTTAGACCAGAGTCACCCCACCGTCCAACACTTCAGACAATTATAGACGACATGAGCAAAGCTTTTGATGAAGGCGGGATCTGAAGTGTAAAATTTGTGTCGGTGCACAGTGTCTAATCCGATATTTTTGAGTCACATGATTGGGATTTTTGTGCTTGGGTACTAATACTTATAATTTAGTATTGGTATTTACAATGGATGAAATAGTGAAGAGTTAGGAGGAATTGTTTTGCAAATGAATTGAACTACCCATGTATCATAATTTTGTAGTTAATATAACATTATCATAAGTCccataaatacatatggttaggCATAAGGAGTTGCTAAATACTGTGGCATTATATGAAGTATTTTGTATACAGTCATTACTGGGACCTTCTTTAACAAAACCCATTTTATTGGAAGATATTTTTTATAATGTTCATCTCATAATCTTCTGTAAGGTACATGGACAATTAGTAATGCATCTCTCCATATTAAAAAATACTTTTCCTGCAATCAGAGCAATTACTTTAAATATTACACCAAACATTAGTCACAGCACTTCTTTGCAATATTCTGTTTGCAAAGACAAAACAAATTTGCTCAAAATTTGCCGAAGATATTTTTTGCCGAGTTTAGTCAAGACCTTCTAGTGACCTTACTCGCTCACAACCCGTGAATGGGTTGACTTGCAAACTATTCAATCTGGCCCCTGTACTGAAAGTGAGCAGCTTTGCCCTTGCTTGGGATGGTGGGAGGGGAtagtttgttaaaaaaaataaacaatagtTTTTTAAATTCTTTAATAGTTGTCAAATAAAGAATTACAGTTGTTTAAAGAGGAAGTGGCAAAAACCATGATTTTTAAATAGACTAGATACAAAATACCTATGCATTTTCTTGCATTGCATTGCACTTTTTGAAACAAGAGTGCATTTAATGTTCATCATGGAATAAACTTTAGATAACCCTGCAGCTGGGTCCAGTCCTGCCAACTTCTCCCTACATTCTCCTTCCTCTTGGAAATAGCTACTTGCTCAA
The Procambarus clarkii isolate CNS0578487 chromosome 60, FALCON_Pclarkii_2.0, whole genome shotgun sequence genome window above contains:
- the sigmar gene encoding tumor necrosis factor alpha-induced protein 8-like protein isoform X1; the encoded protein is MREDGGAGLGSKRSQRCGGAQQMAVSSTSRPEPTVGLWCAVSEVCVCGAPPVFRDTFLALGMGDSFRARDISLKAQKKLLSKMSNKTMAKNFIDDTLASILDNMYSLAKAYTGNKKEAEKLVKNIIKIVVKINILYRNDQFSQEDLKVANQLRNKFTTIVKTVISFFEVDFTFDKAFLTKNINDCRGLLKQLVGNHLTDKSLGRIDHVLDFFTEAAFLEEMFRPESPHRPTLQTIIDDMSKAFDEGGI
- the sigmar gene encoding tumor necrosis factor alpha-induced protein 8-like protein isoform X2, with the translated sequence MGDSFRARDISLKAQKKLLSKMSNKTMAKNFIDDTLASILDNMYSLAKAYTGNKKEAEKLVKNIIKIVVKINILYRNDQFSQEDLKVANQLRNKFTTIVKTVISFFEVDFTFDKAFLTKNINDCRGLLKQLVGNHLTDKSLGRIDHVLDFFTEAAFLEEMFRPESPHRPTLQTIIDDMSKAFDEGGI